One Acetobacterium sp. KB-1 DNA segment encodes these proteins:
- a CDS encoding SAM-dependent methyltransferase, translating to MNNLISAVEACFNPQIYKITLSKPKSKTSDYKKIVISQIKEVYHLEKFTATQVFNDNLSLEQFKDFLGQALENEFLQYNGWDDQYEYIIQISKKGRPSVTKKAVKEAPEKALTHNREKNYILSEGTVIKPLVDMGIFTKEGKVVKTMYDKFRQINRFVEIIDDEIKNFDPGTELNVIDFGCGKSYLTFILYHYLTEIKNLNVRIVGLDLKRDVIDRCNDSARKYGYDHLSFELGNIDTYQTTFPVDMIITLHACDTATDYALYNAIKWNAKLIFSVPCCQHELNAQIKTEQLSLLTKYGIIKERTAALITDAIRGSLLEACGYKVSLLEFVDLAHTPKNILIRAKKTTVTEKRKAQALAEVNNVLQTFSLTPTLYSLLESDEIINSKKN from the coding sequence AGCAAACCAAAGTCAAAAACGAGTGACTATAAAAAAATCGTTATTAGTCAAATAAAGGAAGTCTACCATCTGGAAAAGTTCACGGCTACCCAGGTGTTTAATGATAATCTTTCCCTTGAACAGTTTAAAGATTTCCTTGGTCAAGCCCTGGAAAATGAATTTTTGCAGTATAATGGCTGGGATGATCAGTATGAATATATCATTCAAATCAGCAAAAAGGGGCGACCATCGGTGACTAAAAAAGCCGTCAAGGAAGCTCCGGAAAAAGCCTTAACCCATAACCGCGAAAAAAACTATATTCTTTCGGAAGGTACCGTCATAAAGCCACTGGTCGATATGGGGATCTTCACCAAAGAAGGCAAGGTCGTTAAGACGATGTACGATAAATTCCGTCAAATTAATCGTTTTGTGGAAATCATCGACGACGAAATTAAAAATTTTGACCCGGGAACCGAGCTCAATGTCATCGACTTTGGCTGCGGAAAATCCTATCTGACCTTTATTTTATACCATTATCTCACCGAAATAAAAAATCTCAATGTACGCATCGTCGGCCTGGATTTAAAGCGTGATGTCATTGACCGCTGCAACGATAGTGCCAGGAAATACGGTTACGACCACCTTTCTTTTGAATTGGGGAATATCGATACCTATCAAACCACCTTTCCGGTCGATATGATTATCACCCTTCATGCCTGCGACACCGCCACTGATTATGCCCTGTACAATGCCATTAAGTGGAATGCCAAACTGATTTTTTCGGTACCCTGCTGTCAGCACGAACTAAATGCCCAAATAAAAACCGAACAACTGAGTCTGTTGACAAAATATGGCATCATCAAAGAACGGACCGCCGCCCTGATCACCGATGCCATCCGGGGCAGCCTTTTAGAAGCGTGCGGCTACAAAGTTTCGCTGCTGGAATTTGTGGATCTGGCTCATACCCCTAAAAATATCCTGATCCGGGCCAAAAAAACCACCGTCACAGAAAAACGAAAAGCACAGGCCCTCGCCGAAGTAAATAATGTGCTCCAGACATTTTCCTTGACTCCGACCCTCTATTCACTTCTCGAAAGCGATGAAATCATTAATTCTAAGAAAAATTAA